The following proteins are encoded in a genomic region of Vibrio taketomensis:
- a CDS encoding ABC-ATPase domain-containing protein has protein sequence MDQLIATLKKIEKQNYRAYQQIKGSFDFTDFTLFIDYVQADPFASASRVRAFRPWSLTGLEWLKDQSAAYQVAARDFIARKFAEFAKQETSVSIALSGQTVLDSTSVIFTEEGIELRFRVNLPAEGRSALGKKAINTLTFHLPKFIRRATIEREIDRAALEYHCQIIEDQECLREQLESNNLIAFVADGSVLPRFAGNCDLPMKDAVPFIAPETLAVTLNTPNQGDIRGMGVPKGITLIVGGGFHGKSTLLTAIERSIYNHIPGDGRERIVTNQNSMKIRAEDGRCVHNLNLSNYINHLPMGKDTSDFSTQDASGSTSQAAWLQESIESGAVGLLIDEDTSATNFMIRDERMQALVSKGDEPITPLVDRIGQLRDDLDISTIVVMGGSGDYLDVANTVIQMHDYQAVDVTEKAQQVIAQHPTQRNNECETPLVTFKPRSLNRNALQTILMDGKFRVSAKGTESLRFGKEFADISALEQLESASEVNAIGWLWFQLAQLPGWSANPAKEVAQLLDGEWHKQMPAQGDLAKPRVLDVLAALNRMRKSQFKAN, from the coding sequence ATGGATCAATTGATCGCAACTCTTAAAAAAATCGAAAAACAGAACTATCGTGCCTATCAACAAATTAAGGGCAGTTTCGACTTTACCGATTTCACCCTGTTTATCGATTACGTTCAAGCCGACCCTTTTGCTTCGGCTTCGAGAGTGCGTGCATTCCGCCCTTGGTCTCTAACAGGGCTTGAGTGGTTAAAAGATCAATCCGCTGCATATCAAGTTGCCGCGCGTGATTTTATTGCACGTAAATTCGCTGAATTTGCCAAGCAAGAAACAAGCGTAAGTATCGCGCTTTCAGGACAAACGGTTCTCGATTCAACTTCAGTGATCTTTACCGAAGAAGGTATTGAATTGCGTTTTCGCGTTAACCTGCCTGCAGAAGGACGTTCAGCGCTTGGTAAAAAAGCGATTAATACCCTAACCTTCCATCTGCCAAAATTCATTCGTCGTGCCACCATTGAGCGCGAGATCGACCGTGCAGCGTTGGAATACCATTGCCAAATCATTGAAGATCAAGAGTGTCTACGCGAACAGCTAGAATCCAATAACCTAATTGCGTTTGTTGCCGACGGTTCAGTTCTTCCTCGTTTCGCGGGTAACTGCGATCTGCCGATGAAAGATGCAGTACCTTTCATCGCACCAGAAACACTAGCTGTTACTTTAAATACGCCTAACCAAGGTGACATTCGTGGTATGGGGGTTCCTAAAGGGATTACTTTGATCGTTGGCGGTGGCTTCCATGGTAAATCGACCCTGCTTACTGCTATTGAGCGTTCAATCTATAACCATATTCCAGGCGACGGTCGCGAACGTATTGTCACGAATCAAAACAGCATGAAAATTCGTGCTGAAGATGGTCGTTGCGTACATAATTTGAACCTGTCGAATTACATCAATCATTTACCTATGGGTAAAGATACCTCTGATTTTTCGACGCAAGATGCATCAGGCTCAACATCACAAGCAGCATGGTTACAAGAATCAATTGAAAGCGGTGCCGTTGGGTTACTGATTGACGAAGATACGTCTGCGACTAACTTTATGATTCGCGACGAGCGCATGCAAGCACTAGTGTCGAAGGGTGATGAGCCAATTACTCCACTCGTCGATCGCATTGGACAACTACGCGACGATCTCGATATCTCAACCATCGTTGTAATGGGTGGTTCTGGTGATTATCTCGACGTAGCCAACACTGTTATCCAAATGCATGATTACCAAGCGGTTGACGTAACAGAAAAAGCCCAACAGGTGATCGCGCAACACCCAACACAGCGTAATAATGAATGTGAAACTCCACTTGTCACTTTCAAACCTCGCAGCCTCAATCGAAACGCGCTGCAAACCATTTTAATGGATGGCAAGTTCCGCGTCTCTGCAAAAGGCACAGAATCACTACGATTCGGTAAAGAGTTCGCTGATATTTCAGCGCTTGAACAACTTGAGTCAGCGTCTGAAGTCAATGCCATTGGTTGGCTCTGGTTCCAACTGGCACAACTCCCTGGTTGGTCAGCAAATCCAGCAAAAGAAGTTGCACAGTTGCTAGATGGTGAATGGCACAAACAAATGCCAGCTCAAGGGGATCTCGCTAAACCACGTGTACTTGATGTTCTTGCTGCTTTAAACCGTATGAGAAAGTCTCAGTTTAAAGCTAACTAA
- the fabV gene encoding enoyl-ACP reductase FabV produces MIIKPEISGVVARTAHPLGCEQAILQQIEYVKNARPINKGPKRVLIIGASSGYGLAARIALTFGGADADTIGVSFEKGPSDKGIGSAGFYNNLYFKKHAEQAGRIAINIQADAFSPAAKEEVIEAVETYFEGEVDLIIYSVASGFRPDYATGERWYSAIKPIGETVEGAYISLEDDQWLQSIIEPASEAEVAATLKVMGGEDWEAWVDALINSESIAENCQTVAFSYIGPELTHALYLDGTLGRAKVDLHQTSHSLNLKMANFNGGAYAAVCKALVTKASVFIPGITPYIMALYQVMKQQGTHENCIEQMQRLFTTKLYDVAKVPVDGERLVRMDDLELNQDTQAKVSQLVNAMNATNFTELGDYRGLKQEFLQLNGFGFDSIDYEADVNIEQLIRELEQLDD; encoded by the coding sequence ATGATAATTAAACCTGAAATCTCTGGCGTTGTCGCACGGACAGCGCACCCATTGGGTTGCGAACAAGCAATCCTTCAGCAGATTGAATACGTTAAAAATGCCCGGCCGATCAATAAAGGACCTAAACGCGTGCTGATCATTGGCGCCTCTTCCGGCTACGGTTTGGCGGCGCGAATTGCATTGACATTTGGCGGTGCGGACGCTGATACGATAGGCGTATCTTTTGAAAAAGGTCCAAGTGACAAAGGTATTGGCAGCGCTGGCTTTTATAACAACCTGTATTTTAAGAAGCATGCTGAGCAAGCAGGTCGAATCGCAATCAATATTCAAGCTGATGCGTTCTCCCCTGCAGCTAAAGAAGAAGTAATTGAAGCGGTCGAAACCTATTTTGAAGGTGAAGTCGACCTTATCATCTATAGCGTTGCCAGTGGATTTCGTCCCGATTATGCAACGGGTGAACGCTGGTATTCTGCAATCAAACCCATTGGTGAAACGGTTGAGGGGGCATATATATCCCTAGAAGATGATCAATGGCTACAAAGTATTATTGAGCCAGCATCAGAAGCCGAGGTCGCAGCAACGCTCAAGGTTATGGGCGGGGAAGATTGGGAAGCATGGGTTGATGCGTTGATCAATTCAGAATCGATAGCAGAGAATTGCCAGACGGTTGCGTTCTCGTATATTGGTCCAGAGTTAACACACGCACTTTATCTTGACGGTACATTAGGCAGAGCCAAGGTCGATCTTCATCAAACGAGCCATTCCTTGAATCTGAAAATGGCCAATTTTAACGGTGGCGCATACGCCGCGGTATGTAAGGCGTTGGTAACAAAAGCAAGTGTGTTTATTCCGGGCATTACTCCTTACATCATGGCACTTTACCAAGTCATGAAGCAGCAAGGTACGCACGAAAACTGTATTGAGCAAATGCAAAGATTGTTCACTACCAAGCTATACGATGTCGCTAAAGTGCCTGTAGACGGTGAACGCTTGGTACGAATGGACGATTTAGAGCTGAACCAAGACACTCAGGCAAAAGTCTCGCAGCTGGTTAATGCTATGAACGCGACGAACTTTACAGAGCTAGGTGATTACCGAGGGCTAAAACAGGAATTTTTACAACTGAACGGCTTTGGTTTCGACTCGATAGACTATGAGGCCGACGTAAATATTGAACAACTAATCAGAGAGTTAGAGCAACTTGATGATTAA
- the dcuC gene encoding anaerobic C4-dicarboxylate transporter DcuC, whose product MLELLIGLVVTVAVGYFIVKGYKPAGVLLSAGLFLLILTGILGHTVLPASIKSTGNMFTDSLEYVKFMLQNRGGGLGMQIMLLCGFASYMTHIGANNVVVKQFSKPLSVIKSPYILLVAAYIVACLMSLAVSSATGLGVLLMATLFPMMTAMGISRPAAVAVCASPAAIILSPTSGDVVIAAEKSGLALDVFAVQTVLPVSIAAIAVMAVLAFFWNKYLDKKDNTPMERVDVSHMEVKAPGYYSVLPFLPIIGVFIFNGRTIPGLYLDIYTIVVLSIFVGAMVDYLTKRFDGKKTLEDLESCYAGMADAFKGVVMLLVAAGVFAQGLMSIGAIDNLLHLAETAGAGGIALMLILTGLTVAAAIATGSGNAPFYAFVELAPSLAAKMGLSPAFLIIPMLQASNLGRTISPVSGVIVATAGMGKISPFEVVKRTSVPVIGGLITVIIGTMILVPMYA is encoded by the coding sequence ATGCTGGAGCTTCTAATTGGATTAGTGGTCACCGTCGCAGTGGGCTATTTTATTGTCAAAGGATACAAACCTGCCGGCGTTCTTCTATCTGCAGGCCTATTCCTACTTATTCTTACCGGTATTCTCGGTCACACCGTCCTACCAGCGAGTATTAAATCAACTGGCAACATGTTTACCGACTCATTAGAGTATGTGAAATTTATGCTACAAAACCGCGGTGGCGGCTTAGGTATGCAAATCATGTTGTTATGTGGTTTCGCTTCTTACATGACTCACATTGGCGCAAACAATGTCGTTGTAAAACAATTTTCTAAGCCATTGTCCGTTATTAAGTCACCATATATTTTATTGGTTGCGGCATACATCGTTGCATGTTTGATGTCACTTGCTGTGAGTTCTGCTACAGGTCTTGGCGTACTATTGATGGCAACACTGTTCCCTATGATGACTGCAATGGGTATCTCACGCCCAGCAGCTGTCGCCGTATGTGCTTCACCGGCAGCGATTATTCTGTCTCCGACTTCAGGTGATGTGGTTATCGCAGCAGAAAAGTCTGGCTTAGCACTAGATGTCTTCGCGGTACAAACCGTTTTGCCAGTATCTATTGCTGCAATCGCTGTCATGGCTGTACTCGCGTTTTTCTGGAACAAATACCTTGATAAGAAAGACAATACGCCAATGGAGCGTGTCGATGTATCACACATGGAAGTAAAAGCACCGGGTTACTATTCAGTGCTGCCTTTCTTGCCGATCATTGGTGTATTCATTTTTAACGGTCGTACTATCCCTGGGCTTTACCTTGATATTTACACCATCGTTGTATTGTCAATCTTTGTGGGTGCCATGGTTGATTACCTAACAAAACGCTTTGATGGTAAGAAAACGTTGGAAGATCTCGAATCTTGCTATGCTGGCATGGCGGATGCGTTTAAAGGCGTTGTGATGTTATTAGTGGCAGCGGGCGTGTTTGCTCAAGGTCTTATGTCAATCGGCGCTATCGATAACCTACTGCACCTTGCTGAAACTGCAGGCGCAGGTGGTATTGCACTGATGCTGATTCTTACTGGTCTTACCGTTGCTGCTGCGATTGCAACAGGTTCAGGCAATGCGCCATTCTATGCATTTGTTGAGCTTGCACCATCACTTGCAGCTAAGATGGGCTTAAGCCCTGCGTTCCTGATCATTCCGATGCTACAAGCATCAAACCTAGGTCGAACTATCTCTCCAGTATCAGGCGTGATCGTTGCAACAGCTGGTATGGGTAAAATCAGTCCGTTTGAGGTTGTGAAACGTACTTCCGTTCCTGTCATTGGTGGTTTAATTACTGTCATTATTGGCACAATGATTTTAGTACCAATGTATGCTTAA
- a CDS encoding ABC transporter ATP-binding protein, whose translation MNTSVIKATSLVKTVSTKQENLTILTDINLDISEGETVAIVGTSGAGKSTLMTLLAGLDIPTSGDVELLGQTISSLSDEQRSAIRSQSIGFVFQSFLLIPSLSSIDNVTLPCLLKGQPENKQRAQQLLESVGLGERIHHTPTQLSGGEQQRVALARAFMIEPKILFADEPTGNLDQKTASKIIDLLFELNRDHGTTLVLVTHDMSLASKCDRVITMQAGKLEC comes from the coding sequence ATGAATACATCCGTGATAAAAGCAACGTCTTTAGTAAAGACAGTTTCTACCAAACAAGAAAATTTAACAATCCTCACTGACATTAACTTAGACATTTCTGAGGGTGAAACCGTTGCGATTGTTGGTACATCTGGCGCGGGTAAGTCTACATTGATGACATTACTTGCAGGCCTCGATATTCCAACCAGTGGTGATGTCGAATTACTAGGCCAAACTATTTCTTCTCTTAGTGATGAACAACGTTCAGCCATTCGCAGTCAATCAATCGGTTTTGTTTTTCAAAGCTTTTTGCTGATACCAAGCTTGTCATCTATTGATAACGTGACCTTGCCATGTTTGCTGAAAGGTCAGCCAGAAAATAAACAACGCGCGCAGCAATTACTTGAATCTGTTGGACTTGGAGAACGTATTCACCATACGCCCACTCAGCTATCCGGCGGGGAACAACAACGCGTTGCTTTAGCTCGCGCGTTTATGATTGAACCCAAAATATTGTTTGCTGACGAGCCGACTGGCAACCTCGACCAGAAGACTGCGAGCAAAATTATCGATCTCCTGTTCGAACTAAATCGAGACCATGGTACGACATTAGTGCTCGTTACCCATGATATGTCACTCGCTTCTAAATGTGACCGAGTCATAACGATGCAAGCCGGAAAACTGGAGTGTTAG
- a CDS encoding diguanylate cyclase domain-containing protein produces MSVSLRVKLLFPVILFAIVLFVAGQLVITQKAIEIHRTQQTQQMEGVAQSIVDHYINSSKLLSKKMLLSAPQWEELQQWLVLIGGVEQVALYDRDNQLIDKYQAINVPTSIQRWSLLIVNRLTEEVDVSIPVALNAGNVTVTVTASQKGNILIVQNAMMQIFAFALLMFCIGLILSVSLKRRVFKPIAYLSSVMPQLTNRNMRRPLDYRGGNNELGSLYDSFNQMLQRYEAKQAQADYSLKKMGAERDFANHIMETVRFATLSVDMQGIVRYYNPQAEGLLHITNQGGESLSISQVTKNKLTFENIKLAVTSPVHIMFESGQRLRVRSTELNDLQQYLVCLENITEVEQASERSRIASSVFENSLEAIMIVDESHRIKMVNPAFHKMLQIPSYDLLNNEPKQVFRGTQVGHYIDIISKSVDQYGFWQGEINEQRPNGSELPLFVKVTKICKPHDERSFEYFYTFSDMSQLKEMERLDYLAHHDSLTGLANRSKLQHFVSRMAQTKANASGGKIVVLYIDLDGFKSVNDTFGHDAGDFVLKQVANRMQRLIKEGDCVARLAGDEFVIVSGDLQPDRIETLVMKLTDTVREPMVFHQQTLSVGCSVGVAFSDGQNIDFDQLLKQADTQMYRAKQSNKRERSLLS; encoded by the coding sequence TTGTCTGTATCACTTAGAGTAAAACTGCTGTTTCCAGTTATCTTGTTCGCAATAGTGTTGTTTGTTGCGGGGCAACTGGTTATTACTCAAAAAGCTATCGAAATACATAGAACGCAGCAAACGCAACAAATGGAAGGCGTGGCGCAGTCGATCGTGGATCATTACATCAATTCAAGCAAACTCCTCTCCAAGAAAATGCTTCTATCTGCTCCTCAATGGGAAGAACTGCAACAGTGGTTGGTTCTTATAGGTGGAGTTGAACAGGTTGCACTCTACGACCGTGATAATCAGCTTATTGATAAGTACCAGGCGATAAACGTGCCGACATCTATTCAGCGTTGGTCATTACTTATCGTAAATAGGCTAACGGAAGAGGTTGACGTCAGCATACCTGTTGCGTTGAATGCCGGTAATGTTACCGTAACAGTGACCGCGTCACAAAAAGGAAATATACTGATAGTGCAAAATGCAATGATGCAAATTTTTGCATTTGCGCTGCTGATGTTTTGTATAGGGTTGATTTTAAGCGTTAGCCTTAAAAGACGAGTGTTTAAGCCTATTGCGTATTTATCATCGGTCATGCCTCAACTGACTAATCGGAACATGCGTAGGCCGCTCGACTATCGCGGTGGCAATAATGAGCTAGGTTCGCTTTACGATTCGTTCAATCAAATGCTTCAACGTTATGAAGCGAAACAAGCTCAAGCTGATTATTCGCTCAAAAAGATGGGCGCAGAAAGAGACTTTGCAAATCACATCATGGAAACCGTGAGATTTGCTACGTTATCTGTTGATATGCAGGGAATAGTTCGATACTACAACCCACAAGCAGAAGGGCTTCTGCATATCACAAACCAAGGCGGTGAATCGCTCTCTATTAGTCAGGTGACTAAGAACAAGCTCACTTTTGAAAATATCAAACTCGCAGTGACCAGCCCGGTTCATATTATGTTTGAATCAGGCCAGCGTCTTCGCGTTCGGTCAACAGAGCTCAACGACCTACAGCAATATTTAGTGTGTTTGGAGAACATCACGGAAGTTGAACAAGCTAGTGAACGCAGCCGAATTGCAAGTTCTGTGTTTGAAAACAGCTTAGAAGCAATCATGATTGTTGATGAAAGCCATCGAATTAAAATGGTCAATCCAGCGTTTCATAAAATGTTGCAAATTCCCTCTTATGACTTACTCAACAACGAACCTAAGCAGGTGTTTCGTGGTACGCAGGTTGGACACTACATAGACATCATCTCTAAGTCAGTCGACCAATACGGTTTCTGGCAAGGTGAAATCAATGAGCAACGTCCAAATGGAAGTGAATTACCTTTATTTGTAAAGGTTACCAAAATCTGTAAACCACATGATGAAAGAAGTTTTGAATATTTCTATACCTTCTCTGATATGAGCCAATTAAAAGAGATGGAGCGTTTGGATTATCTTGCACATCATGATTCACTGACTGGATTAGCGAACCGATCAAAGCTTCAGCATTTTGTTTCGAGAATGGCTCAAACAAAGGCTAATGCAAGCGGCGGTAAAATCGTAGTGCTCTACATTGATTTAGATGGATTCAAGAGTGTCAATGATACCTTTGGACATGATGCGGGAGACTTTGTACTTAAACAAGTTGCAAATCGAATGCAGAGATTGATCAAAGAGGGCGATTGTGTCGCGCGACTAGCCGGGGATGAATTTGTGATTGTCTCGGGTGATTTGCAGCCAGACAGAATCGAAACATTAGTTATGAAGCTTACCGATACTGTGCGTGAGCCGATGGTGTTCCATCAACAAACCCTGAGTGTAGGTTGCAGTGTCGGGGTGGCATTTAGTGATGGTCAAAACATCGATTTTGACCAACTTCTAAAGCAAGCAGATACGCAGATGTATCGAGCAAAACAGTCCAATAAACGTGAACGCTCTTTGTTGTCTTGA
- a CDS encoding 5-oxoprolinase subunit B family protein translates to MQVTIDISPVSECAILVRIGHSNHDTPRLVEHLSEQLYKHLDHCIMNITPSIDSLLIDYLPHRISLSRLTERIEQIVDTINLEDVVSENQVIIRLPIFYHIDVGPDIKRYQDQGIQLDELITAHTSQIYTVAAIGFAPGFAFLQHVDEKIRLPRHATPRLSVPKGSVGIAENRSAIYPSCSPGGWNIIGNCPLELYNPDHQPMIPFKIGSQVQFLPLMKMSFTTRR, encoded by the coding sequence ATGCAGGTAACGATAGACATCTCCCCGGTCTCGGAATGCGCCATTTTAGTGCGTATCGGTCACTCCAATCATGATACTCCACGGCTTGTAGAGCACTTAAGTGAGCAACTCTATAAACATCTCGATCACTGCATAATGAACATCACACCCAGCATAGATTCACTATTAATTGACTATCTTCCTCATCGCATTTCCCTTTCTCGATTGACCGAGCGTATTGAGCAAATCGTTGACACAATTAATCTTGAAGATGTTGTCAGTGAAAACCAAGTGATTATCAGATTGCCGATTTTCTATCACATAGATGTCGGCCCAGACATCAAGCGCTATCAAGATCAAGGCATACAACTTGATGAGTTGATTACAGCTCACACCAGTCAAATCTATACCGTCGCAGCCATTGGTTTTGCCCCAGGCTTTGCATTTTTACAACACGTTGACGAGAAAATTAGGTTGCCACGTCACGCCACACCAAGGCTCTCCGTACCCAAAGGCAGCGTTGGCATTGCAGAAAATCGCTCCGCTATCTACCCCAGTTGTTCACCGGGTGGTTGGAACATTATTGGCAACTGTCCTCTTGAGCTATATAACCCTGATCATCAGCCAATGATTCCTTTCAAAATTGGCAGCCAAGTACAGTTTTTGCCATTGATGAAGATGAGTTTTACGACTAGGCGGTAA
- a CDS encoding biotin-dependent carboxyltransferase family protein has translation MSCSLKVIKAGPLSLIQDLGRYGYAQIGLSPGGPMDEYAYSWANKLLNNPVNAPCLEITLGQAEFKVSEKCAFAICGGDLKATLDGQPLSNWSSFIANKGQTIRFNLPKNGLRSYLAVLGGFLITPQLSSCATVTRDKLGGLDQGLALTDGDELNYHALIANQYIEPKQLSFRFQPDYDLPVTLRVVEGYQRSQFSKSVIEWFYNNEFEVSKNINRMGYRLTCPPITMPNISMQSEGIGLGAIQLPPDGQPIVMFNDRQTIGGYPKLGCVSHIDLPRLAQAKPGQKVRFVKGNLQELQSDWVAWANYFGY, from the coding sequence ATGAGTTGTTCGCTTAAAGTAATTAAAGCCGGCCCACTCAGTTTGATCCAAGATTTAGGCCGCTATGGGTACGCACAAATAGGCTTGTCTCCAGGCGGACCGATGGATGAATATGCTTATAGTTGGGCAAATAAGTTACTCAATAATCCTGTTAATGCACCATGTCTCGAAATTACACTGGGCCAAGCCGAATTTAAAGTATCCGAAAAATGCGCTTTTGCTATATGTGGCGGCGACTTAAAAGCGACGTTAGATGGTCAACCTCTCTCAAACTGGTCTTCGTTTATCGCCAACAAAGGACAAACTATTCGTTTTAACTTACCGAAAAATGGACTTCGGAGTTATTTAGCCGTTTTAGGTGGCTTTTTAATCACGCCACAATTATCCAGCTGCGCTACCGTCACTCGTGATAAATTGGGCGGATTAGATCAAGGACTCGCACTCACCGATGGTGATGAACTCAATTATCACGCTCTGATAGCCAACCAATATATCGAACCAAAGCAGCTTAGCTTCCGTTTCCAACCGGACTATGATTTACCAGTGACTCTGAGAGTAGTTGAAGGGTATCAGCGCTCTCAATTTTCTAAGTCTGTTATCGAATGGTTCTACAATAACGAGTTCGAGGTCAGTAAGAATATCAATCGAATGGGATACAGGCTTACTTGCCCACCAATCACTATGCCCAATATTTCAATGCAAAGTGAAGGCATTGGCTTGGGCGCGATTCAACTTCCTCCTGATGGCCAGCCTATTGTGATGTTTAACGACAGACAAACTATTGGTGGCTACCCAAAACTTGGTTGTGTTTCTCATATTGATCTACCGCGTTTGGCGCAAGCCAAACCTGGTCAAAAAGTACGATTTGTAAAAGGTAATCTACAAGAATTACAATCTGATTGGGTTGCGTGGGCAAATTACTTTGGTTATTAG
- a CDS encoding 5-oxoprolinase subunit PxpA — MSAQIITLNCDMGESYGNWIMGNDQQIMPLIDMASIACGFHASDPKTMADTIKLAIQHDVKIGAHPSYPDILGFGRRTIPMNSDELTYTLIYQIGALKAMCESFNTDLKYIKPHGALYNDMMKQTSIFESVVDAVSCFGVPLMMLARPENQPFLDIADRYDVPLLFEAFADRSYLSSGELAPRKFDGALLTDPEDVLQQVESIVQNGYVVTFEGEKLALDADTICVHGDNPNAVQILQCLKSFI; from the coding sequence ATGAGTGCACAAATAATCACCTTGAATTGTGACATGGGTGAAAGCTATGGCAACTGGATCATGGGAAATGATCAGCAAATTATGCCGCTTATCGATATGGCGAGTATCGCCTGTGGTTTTCACGCGTCAGATCCCAAAACGATGGCGGATACTATCAAACTCGCCATTCAACATGATGTGAAGATTGGTGCGCATCCGAGTTACCCTGATATTCTTGGATTCGGTCGTCGAACCATTCCAATGAACAGTGATGAACTAACATACACTTTGATCTACCAAATTGGTGCGTTGAAAGCCATGTGCGAGAGCTTTAATACCGATTTGAAATACATAAAACCTCATGGTGCGCTTTACAATGACATGATGAAACAAACTTCCATCTTCGAATCAGTCGTCGATGCTGTCTCATGTTTTGGCGTACCTTTAATGATGCTGGCACGTCCTGAAAATCAACCGTTTTTAGATATCGCTGACCGTTATGATGTGCCGTTGTTATTTGAAGCCTTTGCCGACCGCTCTTACCTATCCTCTGGTGAACTCGCTCCTAGAAAATTTGACGGGGCGCTACTGACAGATCCCGAAGATGTCCTTCAACAAGTCGAGTCCATTGTTCAAAACGGCTACGTAGTGACTTTCGAAGGAGAAAAACTCGCTCTAGATGCCGATACAATTTGTGTCCACGGTGATAATCCAAATGCTGTACAAATTTTGCAGTGTTTAAAATCGTTTATTTGA
- a CDS encoding DNA-J related domain-containing protein — MEQGHHIANLNEMENPLLWPIFEVLKKHPSGWKVHTLATELRERQLLSCFDSNTEKDLFKLNFLIMNALFQLQETLYPDYFVRVEAMNIALLSIRNKQSSFMIDTNSPLREYYTQWSNYEAEQGEIRRLLDEFWTRYRDFVGSEKLKVGNVTRSKALRVFELDDRASDLDIRRRWRKLALKWHPDRQSGNSEHFRLVCEAWHVLRS; from the coding sequence ATGGAGCAAGGTCACCATATTGCCAATCTCAATGAAATGGAAAATCCATTGCTCTGGCCGATCTTTGAAGTATTGAAAAAACATCCAAGCGGTTGGAAGGTACATACGCTTGCGACTGAGTTAAGGGAGCGTCAGCTACTTTCTTGTTTTGATAGCAATACGGAAAAAGATCTCTTCAAACTAAACTTTCTTATTATGAATGCGTTGTTTCAACTGCAAGAAACCCTTTATCCTGATTATTTTGTGCGAGTAGAAGCGATGAATATCGCTTTGCTTTCAATACGAAACAAACAATCCAGCTTCATGATCGATACCAATAGCCCGCTTCGTGAATATTACACGCAATGGTCAAACTATGAGGCAGAGCAGGGTGAAATACGCCGTTTGTTGGATGAGTTTTGGACCCGTTATCGAGACTTTGTTGGTAGTGAAAAGCTCAAAGTAGGTAACGTTACACGCTCTAAAGCGTTAAGAGTGTTTGAATTAGATGACAGGGCAAGTGATTTAGATATTAGACGCCGCTGGCGAAAACTCGCTCTGAAATGGCATCCTGATCGGCAGAGTGGTAATTCTGAACACTTCAGGTTGGTATGTGAAGCATGGCACGTACTCAGATCTTAA
- a CDS encoding arylesterase produces MFRLLSLLLTLIVINPVSAATLLVLGDSLSAGYQMPIEKAWPSLLPNVMAEKGKPISVVNGSISGDTTGNGLDRLPQLLEQHTPDYVLIELGANDGLRGFPPHIIESNLTAIIQQVKASDAQPILMQIHVLPNYGKRYTQMFSALYEKVSTEQYIPLLPFFLEPILRDYPQWMMEDGLHPKPTAQPWIADFVSKQLINHL; encoded by the coding sequence ATGTTTCGACTTCTTTCCCTACTGCTCACATTGATAGTGATTAACCCTGTCAGCGCGGCGACGCTGCTTGTCCTTGGTGATAGCCTTAGTGCAGGCTATCAAATGCCAATCGAAAAAGCTTGGCCTAGTTTATTACCAAATGTTATGGCAGAAAAAGGCAAACCGATATCTGTCGTCAATGGGAGTATTTCAGGCGATACGACAGGAAATGGCCTCGACCGTCTACCTCAATTACTGGAACAACACACTCCCGACTACGTGTTAATTGAACTCGGAGCAAATGATGGTTTGCGAGGGTTTCCACCACACATTATCGAATCAAATTTGACTGCGATTATTCAACAAGTAAAAGCATCTGACGCCCAACCTATCTTGATGCAAATCCACGTGCTACCGAATTATGGTAAACGTTACACTCAAATGTTCTCTGCTCTCTACGAAAAAGTATCAACTGAGCAATATATTCCGCTGCTGCCCTTTTTCCTCGAACCTATATTGAGGGATTATCCTCAATGGATGATGGAAGATGGGCTACATCCTAAGCCAACCGCACAGCCTTGGATCGCAGATTTTGTTTCTAAGCAGTTAATAAACCACCTCTAA